In Antechinus flavipes isolate AdamAnt ecotype Samford, QLD, Australia chromosome 3, AdamAnt_v2, whole genome shotgun sequence, a genomic segment contains:
- the LOC127555010 gene encoding nicotinamide N-methyltransferase-like: MVEAEFTTKDAYLSHFSPQTYLEKYYTFGSSPSPENQILMHVLRRLFMTFSSGRVKGDLLIDIGTGPTIYQLLSACESFKEIVATDYTDQNLEELNRWLKKEPGAFDWSPVVKYVCELEGNREKWTEKEERLRQKVKHLLKCDVTQSQPLGPVSLPQADCLLSALCLDAACKDLPTYQQALRNLHSLLKPGGFLVFIDALRSSYYMIGDQRFSSLSLSREAVEDAVVKAGYTIQEFEVIPQSYSKTRADNEGLFYLVGQKFGNSVGLQS, from the exons ATGGTGGAAGCCGAGTTCACTACAAAGGATGCCTACCTGAGCCACTTCAGCCCTCAAACTTACCTGGAAAAGTATTACACCTTTGGATCCAGCCCCTCTCCAGAAAATCAGATTCTGATGCATGTCCTCAGAAGACTTTTCATGACGTTCTCTTCTG GTAGGGTGAAGGGAGACCTCCTGATTGACATTGGCACCGGCCCCACCATCTATCAGCTCCTCTCTGCCTGTGAGTCCTTTAAAGAGATTGTGGCCACTGATTACACTGACCAGAACCTTGAGGAGCTCAACAGGTGGCTGAAGAAGGAGCCAGGGGCATTTGACTGGTCTCCTGTGGTGAAATATGTGTGTGAGCTAGAAGGAAACAG aGAGAAGTGGACCGAGAAGGAAGAGAGGTTGAGACAGAAGGTCAAGCACCTCCTGAAGTGTGATGTGACCCAAAGCCAGCCTTTGGGCCCTGTCTCTCTGCCGCAGGCTGATTGCTTACTTTCAGCATTGTGCCTGGATGCTGCCTGCAAAGACCTCCCCACCTATCAGCAGGCCCTGAGGAACCTGCACAGCCTGCTGAAACCTGGAGGGTTCTTGGTGTTTATTGATGCCCTGAGGAGCAGCTACTACATGATTGGTGACCAGAGATTCTCCAGTCTCTCCCTTTCTCGAGAGGCTGTGGAGGATGCAGTGGTGAAGGCTGGTTACACAATTCAAGAGTTTGAAGTCATTCCTCAAAGCTACTCCAAGACCAGAGCAGACAACGAAGGGCTTTTCTACCTTGTGGGGCAGAAATTTGGTAATTCTGTAGGATTACAAAGTTAA